In Eucalyptus grandis isolate ANBG69807.140 chromosome 4, ASM1654582v1, whole genome shotgun sequence, the following proteins share a genomic window:
- the LOC104440836 gene encoding LOW QUALITY PROTEIN: exonuclease 1 (The sequence of the model RefSeq protein was modified relative to this genomic sequence to represent the inferred CDS: deleted 1 base in 1 codon), with translation MGIQGLLPLLKSIMTPIHAKELEGCAVAVDVDTYSWLHKGALSCSKELCNGVPTTRHIEYCMHRVNLLRHYGVKPVLVFDGGLLPMKIEQENKRARSRKENLARAIEHESNGNRAAAYECYQKAVDITPSMAHELIQVLKQENISYVVAPYEADAQMTFLAVSKQVGAVITEDSDLIPFGCPRIIFKMDNFGQGVEFQYSKLQQNRELSFAGFTKQMVLEMCILSGCDYLQSLRGIGLKTAHALIKKFKTYDKVIKHLKYTSSVPPTYEQLFRKAIWTFQHQRVYDPISKAIVHLMDISNVADDELEYLGPPIPQHVARGIAEGDLDPVTKVPFQGRDVSAIVIDKTHYTKLFKPKDEKKKLDLPAQKNVLTKYFCSASLESKRDFKAPRTTSNQSSPVDDLSQSSSGHNSEEAVADMNHCHWSQLHEEEDGFAQEVPDAAELMESGALDEVGRRGPSLLQQSRLPIHKPCVSFKEHQPKSPVNRVDEKTRRECKKPIVRSSYFKHQFLNETDTDKEKETTPGWKYPTSIGETECVKGMIIKNNTYADDTVENVGVNSIEEKTRRENREVIVRSSYFKHHAVKETNRDDGKENTLVKGDHPISLGETDFMKRVIMKGKTSIDVMSEKGVNRIEDEARRENRKFIIRSSYFKHQSANNTDKDDEKENIPVESDHPISLGKTGFLEGRIIKRKASLDGTVEKESSKQKHMHVDDSLVNDGTCAPGLDKSFTGSEGKFGADISHLGRYSEIAESSLERFVSVISSFRFTGSGSRASGLRAPLKDVHNACMNSRSTTAPDFSQFAYVAKSRKPVIPTRRS, from the exons atgGGGATACAGGGTCTTTTGCCGCTGCTGAAGTCGATCATGACGCCGATCCACGCGAAGGAGCTGGAGGGCTGCGCCGTCGCTGTCGACGTCGACACCTACTCCTGGCTCCACAAAGGCGCCCTCTCCTGCAGCAAGGAGCTCTGCAACGGCGTGCCCACCACCAG GCACATTGAATACTGCATGCACAGAGTGAATTTGCTCCGGCATTATGGGGTTAAACCAGTTCTTGTTTTTGATGGAGGTCTCTTGCCGATGAAGATTGAACAGGAGAACAAGCGTGCaag GTCCAGGAAGGAAAATCTCGCTCGTGCTATTGAGCATGAGTCAAATGGAAATCGTGCTGCTGCTTATGAGTGCTATCAGAAAGCAGTAGACATCACACCTTCCATGGCACATGAGCTAATCCAG GTCTTAAAGCAGGAGAACATTTCTTATGTTGTTGCCCCTTATGAGGCGGATGCTCAAATGACTTTCTTGGCAGTTAGTAAACAGGTCGGTGCTGTAATTACAGAGGACTCGGATCTTATACCGTTTGGCTGTCCCAGA ATAATCTTCAAAATGGACAACTTCGGGCAAGGTGTTGAGTTCCAATACTCCAAGCTACAACAGAACAGGGAACTCAGTTTTGCTGGATTTACTAAGCAGATGGTTCTTGAGATGTGCATCTTGAGCGGTTGTGACTACTTGCAATCACTCCGCGGCATTGGTCTGAAAACAGCACATGCCCtcattaaaaagttcaaaacatatGATAAG GTAATTAAGCACTTGAAATATACCAGCTCGGTTCCTCCAACTTATGAACAATTATTCCGAAAGGCCATTTGGACTTTTCAGCATCAAAGGGTCTATGATCCAATTAGCAAAGCCATTGTACATCTAATGGATATATCAAATGTTGCTGATGATGAGCTCGAGTACTTAGGACC ACCGATACCGCAACATGTGGCCAGAGGTATTGCAGAAGGTGATCTTGATCCAGTTACCAAAGTTCCATTTCAG GGCAGGGATGTTAGTGCCATTGTGATTGACAAAACACATTATACGAAACTTTTCAAgccaaaagatgaaaagaagaagctaGACTTACCTGCACAGAAGAATGTCctgacaaaatattttt GCTCTGCATCTCTCGAATCGAAGAGAGATTTCAAGGCTCCTCGGACTACCTCCAACCAGTCAAGTCCAGTGGATGACCTTTCTCAGAGTTCCAGTGGACACAACTCCGAGGAGGCTGTGGCTGATATGAACCATTGTCATTGGTCTCAGCTACATGAA GAAGAAGATGGTTTCGCACAAGAAGTTCCAGACGCAGCAGAATTGATGGAAAGTG GTGCATTGGATGAGGTTGGAAGACGAGGACCCTCATTACTACAACAATCCAGGCTTCCAATTCATAAACCTTGTGTGTCATTCAAGGAGCATCAACCCAAAAGCCCTGTAAACAGAGTTgatgaaaaaacaagaagagagtGCAAAAAGCCCATTGTAAGGAGTTCCTACTTTAAGCATCAGTTTTTGAATGAAACTGATACAGACAAGGAGAAAGAAACTACCCCCGGTTGGAAGT ACCCAACAAGTATAGGTGAGACCGAATGTGTGAAAGGaatgatcataaaaaataataccTACGCTGATGACACAGTCGAAAATGTAGGTGTAAACAGCATTgaggaaaaaacaagaagagaaaacagagaggTTATTGTAAGGAGCTCTTATTTCAAGCATCATGCTGTGAAGGAAACTAATAGAGatgatggaaaggaaaatacCCTGGTTAAAGGTGATCATCCAATCAGTCTAGGTGAGACTGACTTTATGAAGCGAGTGATCATGAAGGGGAAAACCTCTATTGATGTCATGTCGGAGAAAGGTGTAAACAGAATTGAGGACGAAGCCAGAAGAGAGAACAGGAAGTTTATTATAAGGAGTTCCTATTTCAAGCATCAGTCTGCAAATAATACTGACaaagatgatgaaaaagaaaacatcccTGTTGAAAGTGATCATCCGATCAGTCTAGGCAAGACTGGCTTTCTGGAAGGAAGGATCATCAAGAGGAAAGCCTCCCTAGATGGCACAGTGGAAAAA GAGAGCTCAAAACAAAAGCATATGCATGTGGATGATTCTCTTGTCAATGATG GTACCTGTGCCCCTGGATTAGACAAGTCATTCACTGGTTCTGAAGGAAAATTTGGAGCTGACATCTCCCATTTAGGCCGCTATTCTGAAATAGCAGAAAGTTCATTAGAGAGATTCGTCTCAGTAATATCGTCATTTAGATTCACTGGTTCTGGTTCTCGTGCCAGTGGTCTCCGTGCTCCTTTGAAGGATGTGCACAACGCATGTATGAATAG TAGGTCAACTACTGCCCCAGATTTCAGTCAATTTGCATATGTGGCCAAGAGCAGGAAGCCCGTGATTCCAACCCGCAGGAGTTGA